A window of the Arthrobacter sp. OAP107 genome harbors these coding sequences:
- a CDS encoding helix-turn-helix domain-containing protein, with protein MAFGAVLQAVRKDRSKNQSDVAGFFSPKLSIAAVSMAESGNRPPKTEAIVRAYADALELDADGLLDLWWAMQGMVMAEDREDERPRRQWWRERWAEPQVTLDYNQADSKAKAAWTPNEDFYAPSQELFVLA; from the coding sequence GTGGCATTCGGAGCCGTGTTGCAGGCCGTGCGCAAGGACAGGTCAAAGAACCAGTCTGATGTCGCTGGCTTTTTCAGCCCCAAGCTGTCTATCGCTGCGGTCTCAATGGCAGAAAGCGGGAACCGTCCACCCAAGACCGAAGCGATCGTCCGCGCCTATGCTGACGCTTTGGAACTAGACGCCGATGGCCTGCTCGACCTTTGGTGGGCGATGCAAGGGATGGTCATGGCAGAGGACCGTGAGGACGAGCGCCCGCGGCGCCAGTGGTGGCGGGAGCGGTGGGCAGAGCCGCAGGTCACATTGGACTATAACCAGGCAGATAGCAAGGCTAAGGCGGCATGGACTCCGAACGAGGATTTCTACGCCCCTTCGCAAGAACTATTCGTCCTCGCCTA